Below is a genomic region from Miscanthus floridulus cultivar M001 chromosome 1, ASM1932011v1, whole genome shotgun sequence.
AGTATTCAGTAGTTGCACATACTACTGCTTTTATTTACTGAGTATATCACTCCCGTCCTCTTTAAATCACATAGTAGAAATGAAAACATTCGTCCTTGTTTCATAGCAGGACCATATAATTCCAAGACCCTGATGATGGCCACAACTGCTTATATTGATGATTCCTGTTCGGAGGTTATTGATCCCCCAAAGACTGAGGTACTGGATGTTGCTGAACTCCCTGGTGACCATACTCAACACCCACCCAAACCGAATGTGGTGGTGTCTAGCAGTGTGCGTGAACTTCTGGAATGTCCAGTCTGCTTGAGTGCCATGTATCCTCCTATTCATCAGGTGCACATTCATACTTGTCCATCGCATGTTTATATCTATTCTCATATTAATTATTAAATTAACCTGTTCAAATGTAGTCACTTGGATGAAAATTATGAGTTACTGGTTTAAGAGTTCCTTTCAGTATCATGAACTGCTATCACAATTTTAGTCTGACCTTTAATCTATAGCATTTAGAAACCTGAACTTTAACCTACAGTGTTTAGAAACCCTAACTTctagtcttttttttttctttttggttaGCATGGTGCAAAATAGTATCATGTTCTGCTTTTATATCTTTTATATTCAACTATGAGAATCTTATTTCATATGATAGTAATGCCATCTTTTGTCTATGCAGTGCTCTAATGGTCATACCTTGTGTTCCGGATGCAAACCAAGGGTTCATAACCGTTGCCCAACCTGTAGGCATGAACTTGGTAACATAAGGTGCCTTGCTCTCGAGAAGGTGGCTGCATCTCTTGAAGTTCCATGCAAGTACCAGAGCTTTGGGTGCTCAGGCATTTATCCTTACTACAGCAAGCTGAAGCATGAGTCACAGTGCCAATTTAGGCCTTATAGTTGTCCAtatgctggatctgaatgcacagTTGCTGGTGACATTCCATATTTGGTAAATCACTTGAAAGATGACCACAAAGTTGACATGCACAATGGCTGTACCTTCAACCATCGCTATGTAAAGCCAAACCCTCATGAAGTTGAGAATGCCACCTGGATGCTTACGGTACTTCACACATCATCAATATGTTGCTTAAACATttctgtgttttttttttactgTGGTTTGTTTCTGCAATGATAGAAGTCCATGTCTTAGAAACTTTTGTATACTTGTCAAACATTGATGTAGTGTGTGTTTATCGACTTCCATCTATTTGTAGCGCATATACAATGAAGATGCTGACCATGGTACACGcttgttggtccaaaaataaaaaaatataggtGCTGATCATAATACACACTTAAAAACTCAATTAGAGGGAGATACGTCCACCCTAACATTTTAGTTGTTTTTTACAGTTTGCTTCTGCAAAGATAGAAGTTCATTTTTGTATcatgtctcagaaacttttgcatATTTGTCAAATATTGGCATAGTGTGTGTTTATAGACTTCCACCTTTTGCCACACATATACAATGAAGATGCTGACCATGGTACACACTTGTTGGACCGAATTAGGTGCTGATCATGATACACACTTAAAACACGACTAGAGGGAGAGATGTCCACCCTCATTTTTAATAGGTAGAAGGTGAGAATAGAACCTGGTTGACTGGGTGACATACACCCTCGCTATCCAATTCATCTCAGGGGGATTCTCGCTTATTcaactgatttttttttcttatacAAACATACTGCATATACGTATCCATCTTCATCCCTTTTCAATGAAAATGTCATACTGTTATAAGGTGCGAGTGCATTACATTTCAGATTGCTTCCTGATTTGCAACCTTTTCTCACTGTTTTAAGTGCAATAAAGAAACACTGCTACTACAAAATCACTTCATGATCTGCTATAATTATCTCGTGCAGGTTTTCAGCTGCTTTGGCCAGTACTTCTGCTTACACTTTGAAGCCTTTCAGTTGGGCATGTCACCTGTCTACATCGCCTTCCTGAGGTTCATGGGAGATGACGCAGAAGCAAAGAACTACAGCTACAGCCTGGAGGTTGGGGGCACTGGGCGCAAGTTAATCTGGCAAGGGGTGCCTCGGAGCATCAGAGACAGTCACCGGAAGGTCCGGGATAGCTACGACGGGCTCATCATCCAGAGGAACATGGCCCTGTTCTTCTCGGGCGGTGACAGGAAGGAGCTCAAGCTGCGTGTCACTGGGAGAATCTGGAAGGAACAATAAGATGATGATCAGCTAATTGATCTCTTCCGCTCAGCTGCTGCCGTGAACTCATGAATCACActgcaaagagctttttgccATGCGTAGGAATCGACAGCTTGTGATTCATTCCTTTTTCAGCTTCTTCTAGCTTGCTATTGCCTCTTTACTCCTGCAAGGTAGGTGCTGGTGGATGTGGATCATGTAGAGGTTGGTAGTTGCTACTGATGCAGAGTTCGTAGAGATTTCCTCTATTTTATTTGAACTGTCTAGGAGTCGCCATTCTGTGGTATAGGAGAATCTAATGGCAAATCATAAGATTGAACTGGTTTATGCATGAGAATTAAGTATGGTGAAAATGCTACAAAGAATGCTTCTGGAGTTTGACGGCGGTGTCGCAGCACTCATCGTTGTGGTGGTCTGGTGGATGTGGCCTCCCTGTCGCCGCTTTCCTTGGTCGCCGCCACGGATCTGCATTCGATCGGAGTTTGTTGTCCATGCCAGTACGCCACCGTTGACTAGCCGGACAGATGATACGTGGGCAGAGGTGTGGCGGAGAGGCAGAGGGGCGTGGGCGACGGAGCATGAAATGGAGAGAGGTACGGGTGATTCTAGAATGAGATATTCAGATACATCAAAACCTACTATTTGGAGATTGCAATATTCCGATTGAGAGtacatcagcctgttcgtttggctgtggcttgtcgtaaacgatcgtaaattttcagctggaatagtatttttctctcatataaaccagccagcagtacttctttacgaaccagacaaccgaacaggctgacaattctaaccccccccccccccccccccccccccccctaaattTTACTATGAGAATGAGGTAGAATAAGATCCAGACAGGATCTAAGTATTTAGATGTCATTCTCATTTTTCTCAGCAGATTTAAACACCTCTGTGGACATATTTGGATACCATGAGCTAATTGCCAGCTAGCGAATTTTAGCTCAAATTAGCTCTAGTGTATTTAAATAGGAGAGCTAATTTTTTAGCTCAATTTTTTAACTAGTTAACCAACTAGCTAGTCAAGCACAATTAATTTAGGCTAAAAttagcctaactagtaactaggTGATGAAGCACCATTAGAACAGCTCGTGGACTTCATTGTCAGTGCTCAATCAGGAGTATCCTCTTGAGGACTGGAAAATGGTGATGCTACAAATCAGGCAAAGACTGAATTACTGTATGGTGTGATGGAAAAAAAAATACTTAGCTtgcttcagatgggcttcaccgAGGAAGATGTATCATCAGCTATTGACAATTTTGACCAGAGAGCAACTGTTCAGGAGCTAGCTGACTCAATTTTGGCAAGGCGAATAGCCAATAGCACTTGAGCAGAAAGAGGTAAAAATTGAATCTCATTTTCTAGGCGAGGCATAAACTGATTATTCTTCATACCAGCCCTCACACTCTGCTGTAAGCTATTATGACGATGACAGCAACAATACACGGGTTAAAAGGGCTAAGCATATAGATGACACGGGGGCCTTCAGTAGTCAACCTGGCAAGCCATGGTCTATGGGGCACTGTGCAGAGACAAGAGATATGCCTGTTAAGGTAGAACTTGAGGCAATGACACCAGGCCACCGTGCAAATATACAAGGTGACCTTGCTAAACCCCCATTTTTCTTGTATGGAAATGTGGTAGAGATCCCAGAAGACACATGGCATCAACTCAAACAGTTCTTATACAATGTGGAGCCTGAGTTTGTGAACAGTCAGTCCTTCTCCACTCTAACTCGAAAGGAAGGTTACATTCACAACCTTCCAGTGGAGAAAAGATGTGTCCTGGTTCCAAAATTTCCAATAACTATTGAAGAATCACTTCCATTCACCAGACAGTGGTGGCCCTCATGGGATACAAGAAAACATATCAGTGTTGTTACTACAGAGGTTGCAGGGATTGATCAGACATGTGAAAGATTGGGGAGCATGGTTAGAGAGTCAAGAGGAGtgttttcacaaacaaggcaaaTGCAGATTATACACCAGTGCAGGGTTTCAAACCTTATTTGGGTTGGTGGGGACAAGTTAGGCCCATTGGAGCCTCGTCAAGTGGAAAGGATACTAGGCTACCCACATAACCACACAAATCTGTTTGAATTAAACCAACCTGATAGATTCGCTACCATGAAATATGCATTTCGGACTATAATACATTGTCATATTTTTTATCAGTCCTGAAAGGCATGTGTCCAGATGGAATAAGAGTGCTATCCATCTATAGTGGCATTGGAGGTGCAGAATTAACGCTTCATCGGATAGGCATTCCTTTGAAATGTGTAATATCTGTTGAGGAATCTGAGGTGAATAGGAAAATTCTAAGAAGGTGGTGCCGTGGTGGTTGAAAACTGAACAAACTGGAGTGCTAAGGCAGCATGCGGGAATCTGGAAGCTCAAAACACATGTGATTGAAGACTTTGAAAGAGTTTGGTGGTTTTGATCTGATTATCGGTGGGAATTATACATCTTGCAAAGGTGGTACTACAGTAAATACGACAATGGGCATGGATTTCAACCGCTTCTAGTATACCCGTGTTGCTAAAAGAGTAAGGACTGCAGTTGGACTCAGTTGATGAGTCCATCTTTGATGAGGATCGCACATCTTCATAAAACTAGCCTGTAGGAGGATGTAGAATCATCTGATCCGTAAATGTAGGATGCTACAAGTAAACTTTGACAAGAGGATGGTACAAGTAAACTTGACAAGTCTTGGGACTTGATTATTGCAAGTAATTGACTTGTCCTTAAAATAAAACACTAGGGTCCTCCAAGACAAAAGCGTAGCATTTGAAGATTCTGCAGTTACAGATGAGCTAATAAGCTCCATGTGTTCTCGAATATATAAGATACTGAACTACAAGATCATCATTCATTTATCATGTGAAGAAGATAATGTGTTCCAACTAAGCTATGAGTAAGAGAAGTGCAAAATCATACGCACATTGTTTACAAGAAAAAAGGTACACACATGTTTCAGAGCACAACAAATGCTTACCGTCTAACAGATACTACCTAGGAGCCCAGCAAACATCTTTAAAAAAAGGCAAAATAGGGGGAGATATGAAACAAACCATGCCTAGCACACAGTCTCCATTGCTTATATTGATGAAACCCACTCTGGTTATGAATGTACAATATACACTTTTTttatgcaaacacaaatatacatGAGAAGCCATATTGTGAGGGCCAGAAGCCATATTGTCCTTCCCAAAATGCTAAGAGCATATCCAATCTCAAACTTGTACCCGATCACAAGATTTACAACATACAACAGGCCAAAGAATCAAGGAAGGCTCCATCTTTTCTTGCCTCTATGTAGTACAACCTCTAAATCTCTAACCCTTTGGCTTTGGGCCTTCTTCCATGACATGAAGAAGGTTTATCAATACACATTTGTATACATGAAGTACTATGAGATGGCACCTTAACCGCCAGGCACTATGGATAGTACTCCAGATGTGACAACTTCAGGGCCAAGAGCCCATTCGCTATCCTTTCAAAACACTGATGGCATACCCAATACCCCATTCTCCAACTGTATGCACAATATACAGGTGCAGCCCAAGAACACATGGAAGGCTTCCTTCCCTCTCTCCACTACCTCTAATCAAGCAATCCTTAGGTTCTTGCATATACTACTATTAACAATTTAACATGAAAAAGTTTATATGCCAAACAAGCTATCAAGAACAGCAATTGGGGCAGCGTACCAAGCCATTCTCGTTGCACTCTATGCAGCGGCGGGCACGCCCCTCTTCCTCCACGAAGACCTTGCGCGAGCCGTCGCAGGCGGGGCAGGGCGCGAACCGGAACCCGCCGCAGGCACCGCAGACGAAGGCCGGGTCCTGCCCGGGAACGCCCTCGAGGATGCGGCGGAGCTCACCGGACTCGTGCAGCCTGCGGACCTCGTCGGCGCCGCCGACAAGCACGCCCCCGACCAGGAGCTGCGGGAGCGAGAACCCGCGGCCCCGGGCGGCGAGGACACCCTGGAGCTCCCGCCGGAGCGCGGCGTCCATGGAGACGTCGCGCTCGTCCACGGCGACGCGGAGCCCCCGCAGCGCGGCGCGCACCGCGCAGCAGTCCGCGAACGTGCGGCGCACGCCGCGGAGCGACGTCGTGTAGAGGACAACCGACTGCGGGCGCTGCGGCGGGgtgggcgccggcgccggcggaggAGGCGGCAGGTGGCGCCCCTGGtacgggtggtggtggtggtaggtcagCGATCGGGACAGGTGACGGGGCTTCTTGTTCTTGTGGCACGCACCCGGTGCACCGCCGCTGACGTCGTCCATCTCCCCGACCGCCGCCTCCTCCGCCTGGGAGTCGGCCCGTGAAGGGTGTTGTTTAGGGTTCGGAGCTCCGGCGAGAGGAAGGGGGGAGACGAGGTGTGGCGATTGGGGAAGGAGAGGAAGGCGGGTTTGGTACTTGGGTGACGAACTGACGATGGCGATGAAGCTTTCTGCTAACGATATTTTTGCCAGCTTCTGAAAACCTTGCATATTATGGTCCATTAAATAAGCTCACTTTAATAATGTTCGAATAAGAAATGAATTGGCTTTCTCTTGTTTGCTTCAATTAAATTTGTATGACATCACTATCCATGGACCATGGTTGGTCAATTTTTACTTAGGCCTTGTTCGTGTGTCTTAAAATCGACTTGATCCACTTCTTTTTTtattcggaacagtattttttttaaataaattcCTTCAATATTTCTTCAAACTATCTAAATTCCTACATAATTtctccaagcgaacaggcccatcTCTAGAAATGTTCGTCCAATGCTTGTTTATACTCAATAATGCTATTGATTTTGTTCCTTTTacactcttttttttttaattttgattgATCAAGAAATCAAGCAATTTGTGATGTCGTATGTTCGAAATAACTGAAAATAATAACATTCCTTGTCTAATCATTGCACTTACACACCCTATACCAATAAAATAAGAAAAGAATAAATACTATGAATTGAATTTGGCACGAAGTTCATAAGTTCCGTTGAAGTACACACGAGGCCTACGTATTTTAGTGTCTTTTGAACTTTGAGAgattttttttgaaggaaaaaactGTGGGGAGATCCCGCAGCACTTCATTTTATAAATTTAAGGGTGAAACATTACAAACTTACAACATGAGCTAACTGTAAGCATCTAGCCAAAAACAAAATGCTGAACCTAGATCATCCTAAAAAAGAAGCGACTGAAGCAAACATTGGTTTTTGAAATTTACAAACCAAATGTTGACGTGGACTCACCATTGTTGAACACTCTATCATTTCTTATCTTCCATATCTCCCACGCAGCTATCATCACTACCTCCATGAAAAAAGGAATGTTTTGTTGTTGCCTGGTGTGCGCTATTCTCGAGTATAGGCTGAGACCTATGTTCCACTGCATCCCTATCTTCTCCTAGCATATGGGGGTatagcccccggtatccacaagacaagacattgGCCGCACTATCAGAGGTGgcacagcccacaagatcaagacgtgcacagcACTGCTCgcgcgtgcaccgcaagctattgtatagtaccaaataggatactttctttgtaaccctacccctccagagtatataagaagaggTAGGGATCTCCTAGTGGACAGATCGATACATCTTAATACAATACATCATAACACAGGATGTATACTGAcggctgaacctgtctaaatcttgtgccttggtgcttgtattaccatctcgctcctgatctcgctcacctctacgacaaatttaccatcgtgggatatccctcggtggactgccaagcatcttttgtcgacagttggcgcgccaggtagaggattgcgtgttgtttccttatcgaacaagatgactttttccgcaggctcttcgtccctcccgcagcccggccagatcttcacgatcGGATCcctctcgtgggtcatcaacgctgaaggagtcagagagctcatcgagccagtgcagatcagcgctgcgccgatcaccccaactgaaagctctagtttgattttggtgaattgatgaaatcataagtgctaacctagtttattaaagtaattatgagataagTGGCACTACTTCAAGtgttgaagcaaatgaagatcatgacatgatgatggtgatgccacggtaatgatcaagtgcttggacttaaaaagaagaaagagaaaaacaaaagcctcaaggtaaaggtataaatggtaggagccattttattttggtgatcgagacacttagtgagtgtgatcacatttaggatcgatagccgtactattaagagaggtgaaactcgtatcgaaatgcggttatcaaagtgccactagatgctctaactcattgtatatgcatttaggatctagtggagtgctaacacccttaaaaatatttgtgaaaatatgctaacacatgtgaacaaggtgatacacttggtggttggaacatttgagtaagggttaggaacttcaccggcggagtgtccgctcgtagagtgcggacagttcgacggtgccgccggcgccctatacagaaaagacggaggtcactgtaagtgaccggacgctgtgtaacaccctggtgttacattatAATGCTTTGCTAAAACATTTCACGAGCATCGTAAGTATGTGCATGTGTGTATAGCATGAATTATAAATCAAAGTTCGGTTCTTGAAACAGTCATGCGAAACATGAGTCCGTGGTTACATTTCATATAATACTATTTAGTATTCTGATCGAATGGTTGTCGAAATCCAAGTGCTATAGAACGTTTTGTGAACGATGATGATTAGCTAGTCATGGGCAAGGATAGTTGGATAGTGGGTTCATAGGCTGAAATGGGGATTCGACGTGAAATCGTTCGGAGCGACGTCGTTTCGCGAAGATTTACAACtaggtcgacgaagccaccttgGGTGATGgttgtagagcgatcggcttaggaGGTGGTACGATATATTGGCTCCGTTAGATAGCCCAACGTACCCTTTTGTGCATCGAATAGTTAGTTCGGCTTTTGGAGCATCGTGTACAAGTTTTCTgtttgctttaaaaagcgtgcgcgTCACTGGAGTTGacactgggcgcggtcaccgctgGCCTAGCACGCTGCTGGCATTGCCAGCGCTCTGTCGTGTTGGCCGCGTTCATGCGCGCACCGCATTCCACCATCCCGATGGGCATGCGCACGGCTCTAGCATTGCGCGCTAGATCCGTCTGCCTCCGCTGCCGGCCATGGCCTCGCTGCTGCCCCACCGCCGGCCAGGGTCTCCGTGGCTGCTTATGCCACCATGTTGCTATGCGAGCGGGCTCTGTGCTATGGCCTCGGATGCTTGTTATCCTCGCGAGCGTGCGGGTCACCTCATCGGCTAACGCACTACGCCAGTACCCTGACCGTGCACCGCCGCGCCATGCCTTGCTCTACATTGCCTTGGCCAGGAGCATGCCAGGTCCGCGCTACACGCCACCGTAGCCACGTCGCTACTGCTCCCTTTGACCCACCTTGGTTGCATGCGCAAGGATAGATCACCTGCCCCGCCATCGCCTCGGCATCACAATCACGCTGTGTTCCTTGTCGGACGCTGCCCGCTTCGTCGCCGTGCCGTTGCCTCATCGGCTTGCTACCACGCCGTGCTGATTGGCGCATGGAGCCATGACCTACTGCTCCCCCTTAGACGTACATGCTGATAATTACATTGACATCCATAGTAGGTCTGAGCCAAGCCACTCCATGGTCCCCTGTCTCCGCTGTCTACTTGGCCGCTGAGACGATTCTTCTCAATTCGCCGTGACCGTAGCAGTAGACTCCAATTCGGCTTAGGCTCGGcttcgttaggtatctgggcgcGTCTCGTCCCAACCTTGCTATGTATGCCATTGCACAGGGCCACAATTTCGTAATCCCGCGccaccgggtccataagaccgCACTGACACTCCCCAATGGCAAGCCAGCCACTCCATGCACCTCGTAGCGATTCGGtgcatgaaaggtccttgtttggttttggtaattgggtgacaacttaggtggactaattgtgtttatgtgagatacacaggtgattagtctacaggtacatgtgtgtgagcaacatatgccatgaaggtgaaaatggcttagaaatGTTgcgaagctcacacatgtgatgatgaaggagcttaaatgcacatgagacatgacattgagtcatgtgatcaaggtggagaagatcaagacaagacttggcttgatggaccggttgcaagcgtgaagggcaagtcgaaggctttggagtgatggaccgcgtggcggtgaagcttgagcaagacttggcgtcgatagatgatggcaatggtgaagagcaagtagagtcaagatcgatgaaccaatatgatcatgtgatgatatgaagtagatcatatcattgttgatcgtgttggtgcatgtgtggtatcgacattggaggagatggaatgaaatgcgcaaggcaaaggtataacctagggcatttcatttcaccggtcataggtgtgtagagaagtttatgaccagatttaggatagatggccatactatcaagaggagcaaacttgtttgcatatc
It encodes:
- the LOC136499095 gene encoding E3 ubiquitin-protein ligase DIS1-like isoform X1; translation: MQTQSKKHIHTTRARKQNIRPDRRRRGDSRGQSFPGRGIHSKSLASPSSAPLHLAACSPDAPAVGAAARTGQDQGGRACPFRPPAPLRRAGPYNSKTLMMATTAYIDDSCSEVIDPPKTEVLDVAELPGDHTQHPPKPNVVVSSSVRELLECPVCLSAMYPPIHQCSNGHTLCSGCKPRVHNRCPTCRHELGNIRCLALEKVAASLEVPCKYQSFGCSGIYPYYSKLKHESQCQFRPYSCPYAGSECTVAGDIPYLVNHLKDDHKVDMHNGCTFNHRYVKPNPHEVENATWMLTVFSCFGQYFCLHFEAFQLGMSPVYIAFLRFMGDDAEAKNYSYSLEVGGTGRKLIWQGVPRSIRDSHRKVRDSYDGLIIQRNMALFFSGGDRKELKLRVTGRIWKEQ
- the LOC136499095 gene encoding E3 ubiquitin-protein ligase DIS1-like isoform X3; its protein translation is MKTGPYNSKTLMMATTAYIDDSCSEVIDPPKTEVLDVAELPGDHTQHPPKPNVVVSSSVRELLECPVCLSAMYPPIHQCSNGHTLCSGCKPRVHNRCPTCRHELGNIRCLALEKVAASLEVPCKYQSFGCSGIYPYYSKLKHESQCQFRPYSCPYAGSECTVAGDIPYLVNHLKDDHKVDMHNGCTFNHRYVKPNPHEVENATWMLTVFSCFGQYFCLHFEAFQLGMSPVYIAFLRFMGDDAEAKNYSYSLEVGGTGRKLIWQGVPRSIRDSHRKVRDSYDGLIIQRNMALFFSGGDRKELKLRVTGRIWKEQ
- the LOC136499095 gene encoding E3 ubiquitin-protein ligase DIS1-like isoform X2 — protein: MQTQSKKHIHTTRARKQNIRPDRRRRGDSRGQSFPGRGIHSKSLASPSSAPLHLAACSPDAPAVGAAARTGQDQGGRACPFRPPAPLRRGPYNSKTLMMATTAYIDDSCSEVIDPPKTEVLDVAELPGDHTQHPPKPNVVVSSSVRELLECPVCLSAMYPPIHQCSNGHTLCSGCKPRVHNRCPTCRHELGNIRCLALEKVAASLEVPCKYQSFGCSGIYPYYSKLKHESQCQFRPYSCPYAGSECTVAGDIPYLVNHLKDDHKVDMHNGCTFNHRYVKPNPHEVENATWMLTVFSCFGQYFCLHFEAFQLGMSPVYIAFLRFMGDDAEAKNYSYSLEVGGTGRKLIWQGVPRSIRDSHRKVRDSYDGLIIQRNMALFFSGGDRKELKLRVTGRIWKEQ
- the LOC136499117 gene encoding uncharacterized protein At5g39865-like; the encoded protein is MDHNMQGFQKLAKISLAESFIAIVSSSPKYQTRLPLLPQSPHLVSPLPLAGAPNPKQHPSRADSQAEEAAVGEMDDVSGGAPGACHKNKKPRHLSRSLTYHHHHPYQGRHLPPPPPAPAPTPPQRPQSVVLYTTSLRGVRRTFADCCAVRAALRGLRVAVDERDVSMDAALRRELQGVLAARGRGFSLPQLLVGGVLVGGADEVRRLHESGELRRILEGVPGQDPAFVCGACGGFRFAPCPACDGSRKVFVEEEGRARRCIECNENGLVRCPNCCS